Proteins co-encoded in one Kribbella qitaiheensis genomic window:
- a CDS encoding DUF2785 domain-containing protein → MTDWAQVRADGFPVPTDRALGDLVAELSLMLRSPDPVVRDVHAYSTLATWIGKGVLSADQLRALGDEMTGRFGDDEIQARTFAPLILDAIVSAGVFEPAWVPPFERWYVAEDDLRGHDPKLGWLHAIAHGSDLLGALALFPAVEPVEMLRLGIGRLLTPTEHVMRDLEDDRLGFALSAALTRPDLSAADATSWLDPAVRAISMHNLGGIAAESSNTLRALRVVYVMVDTGVLLDREQPPVQVPHRDAIKPKLVEVFHAATPYYF, encoded by the coding sequence ATGACCGACTGGGCGCAGGTCCGCGCCGATGGATTTCCTGTCCCGACCGATCGTGCGCTCGGCGATCTCGTCGCGGAACTCTCGCTGATGCTGCGGTCGCCCGACCCCGTCGTCCGCGACGTCCACGCCTACTCGACGCTCGCGACCTGGATCGGCAAGGGCGTACTGAGCGCCGACCAGCTCCGCGCGCTCGGGGACGAGATGACCGGCCGGTTCGGCGACGACGAGATCCAGGCCCGGACGTTCGCGCCGCTGATCCTCGACGCGATCGTCTCGGCGGGGGTCTTCGAGCCGGCCTGGGTGCCGCCGTTCGAGCGCTGGTACGTCGCGGAGGATGATCTGCGCGGCCACGATCCGAAACTCGGCTGGCTGCACGCGATAGCCCACGGCAGCGACCTGCTGGGGGCGCTGGCGCTGTTTCCGGCCGTCGAGCCGGTGGAGATGCTCCGGCTCGGTATCGGGCGGCTGCTGACCCCCACAGAGCACGTGATGAGGGATCTCGAGGACGACCGGCTGGGATTCGCCCTGTCGGCGGCCCTGACCCGACCTGACCTCAGCGCGGCGGACGCGACCAGCTGGCTCGACCCCGCGGTCCGCGCGATCAGCATGCACAACCTCGGCGGGATCGCCGCCGAGTCCTCGAACACGCTGCGCGCGCTGCGGGTGGTCTACGTGATGGTCGACACCGGTGTGCTGCTGGACCGCGAGCAGCCACCGGTCCAGGTCCCGCACCGTGATGCGATCAAGCCCAAGCTCGTCGAGGTCTTCCACGCCGCGACGCCGTACTACTTCTGA